ATTGTAATTGGCAAACCATTGATGATTAAAAAAGATCCTGATTTTTTACCTATGATTGTTGTAAATGAGCTTTTGGGAGGCTATTTTGGCTCTCGACTCATGCGAAACATACGAGAAGAGAAGGGTTATAGTTATGGTATTTACTCTAGTATTAATGCTTTACAAGAAGCTGGTTATTTAGGTATTGCCACAGAAGTCGCTCAAAATGTAACACAAGAAACCATACAAGAAATATATAAAGAGATAGAAACACTACAGCATGAGTTGGTCGGAGAAGAAGAATTGCAAAAAGTAAAAAACTATTTACTAGGCAGTTTTTTAAAAACCATTAATGATCCTTTTTCTATCATGCAAAAATTCCAAGCAGCATACTTACATGGATTGGATAAAAGTTATTATAATGCATTTTATAATCAAGTTCGTAATATAACACCTTTAGAAATTAGAAATTTAGCTCGGAAATACTTATCTTTAAGTACTTTAACAGAAATAGTTGTAAGTTAATGAAATGATATAGCGTTATTCGTTTTTTCGAAAAGATATATCTTAACGCTATTTGCATTTAATATAATAAGAAAGTATATTTGATGTCTCCTTGTTTTATAGGATTTTCAAATTTTTTTGTTGGTTCAGTTTTTTTTAAAAAAGTGTGGATTATATAAGTTATAAGACAAAATATGCTAATAAGCAGAGTGTTGACAAGCAATGGGTGGTTGTTGATGCTTCTTCACAAACACTGGGTAGATTGGCTAGCCAGGTTGCTTACGTGATTCGAGGAAAGCACAAGCCAAATTTTACACCTCATGTAGACTGTGGAGATCATGTTATTGTGCTTAATGCAGGAAAAATATCTTTATCAGGTAATAAATGGGTGAAAAAGAATTATGTTACTTACTCAGGTTATCCTGGTGGCATCAAAAAAACAACCCCTAGGGAACTTGAAACTTCCAATCCCAAACGCATTATAGAGCATGCGGTAAAAGGCATGTTGCCAAAAAATAGATTAGGAAGGAGATTGTTTCAAAACCTACATGTTTGTGAGGGAGATGTACACCAGTATGCAGCTCAAAAACCAGTCCACATAATGCTAAAATACTAACAGATGGAAACAATCAATGCGGTAGGTCGTAGAAAGACCGCTATAGCTAGGGTTTATCTTATTAAGGGAACAGGAGAAATAAAAGTTAACCGAAGATCCCTTTTGGATTACTTTCCAGTAGAAGAAATTAGCTTAATCGTTAAACAACCACTAGAAAAATTGCAAATATTAGATAAGTATGATCTAAATATTAATGTTGCTGGTGGGGGGCTA
This sequence is a window from Cardinium endosymbiont of Culicoides punctatus. Protein-coding genes within it:
- the rplM gene encoding 50S ribosomal protein L13, with the translated sequence MDYISYKTKYANKQSVDKQWVVVDASSQTLGRLASQVAYVIRGKHKPNFTPHVDCGDHVIVLNAGKISLSGNKWVKKNYVTYSGYPGGIKKTTPRELETSNPKRIIEHAVKGMLPKNRLGRRLFQNLHVCEGDVHQYAAQKPVHIMLKY
- the rpsI gene encoding 30S ribosomal protein S9, which codes for METINAVGRRKTAIARVYLIKGTGEIKVNRRSLLDYFPVEEISLIVKQPLEKLQILDKYDLNINVAGGGLRGQAEAIRLGVARALCKLDLENNRPLLKKEGFLTRDARVVERKKYGRKKARKRFQFTKR